A portion of the uncultured Draconibacterium sp. genome contains these proteins:
- a CDS encoding Gfo/Idh/MocA family oxidoreductase: MQTNRRKFIRNTMLGIGAVTIVPSHVVFGKPGRVMPNDKVNLAFCGIGNRGGQILKDFMNTGMVNNVAICDTDMGAKHTLASVEANPKATQFQDFRVMFDKAHKSFDAVVVGTPDFSHFPITILAMSMGKGVYTEKPLTRTFQESELLMKAAKKYGVVTQMGNQGHSDANYFQFKTWVENGIIKDVTKVVAHMNSARRWHGWDTGMKTFPKAEPIPETLDWDTWLGTSQHHDYNHDFINGQWRCWYDFGMGALGDWGAHIVDTVHEFLDLGLPYEVDPVKIEGHNPLFYPQSTTLDFKFPKRKGMPALTISWYDGVNNQPELPENYGKSELAADIPAASTGQIETRNLNPGKIIYSKDLVFKGGSHGSTLSILPSKKAEKVMQNLPEVPESTSNHFENFVLACKGEEKTRSPFEVSGPLSQVFVLGTLAQRLNTKLEFDRESKQITNSSLANDLLQGPAPRKGWEEFYRL, encoded by the coding sequence ATGCAAACAAACAGAAGAAAATTTATACGCAATACGATGCTCGGAATCGGTGCAGTAACCATCGTTCCCAGCCATGTAGTATTCGGCAAACCGGGTCGTGTAATGCCCAACGATAAAGTAAACCTTGCTTTCTGTGGAATCGGAAACCGGGGCGGACAAATTCTGAAAGATTTTATGAATACGGGAATGGTGAATAACGTTGCCATCTGCGATACTGATATGGGAGCTAAACATACGCTGGCCTCCGTCGAAGCCAATCCAAAAGCAACGCAATTCCAGGATTTTCGAGTGATGTTTGATAAAGCCCACAAATCATTTGATGCAGTTGTTGTAGGAACACCCGACTTTTCGCACTTCCCGATTACCATCCTCGCCATGTCGATGGGGAAAGGTGTATATACGGAAAAACCACTTACGCGCACTTTCCAGGAATCGGAGCTACTGATGAAGGCGGCTAAAAAATATGGAGTCGTTACTCAAATGGGAAACCAGGGGCACTCTGATGCCAATTACTTTCAGTTTAAAACCTGGGTGGAAAACGGCATAATAAAAGACGTTACAAAAGTGGTGGCGCACATGAACAGTGCCCGCCGCTGGCATGGCTGGGATACGGGCATGAAGACTTTCCCAAAAGCAGAGCCAATTCCTGAAACATTGGATTGGGATACCTGGCTGGGAACATCGCAACACCACGATTACAACCACGATTTTATAAACGGACAATGGCGTTGCTGGTACGATTTTGGAATGGGAGCACTAGGCGATTGGGGCGCTCACATTGTTGATACCGTTCATGAGTTTTTAGATTTGGGCTTGCCTTACGAGGTTGATCCGGTAAAAATTGAAGGACATAATCCGCTTTTTTACCCGCAGTCAACCACACTTGATTTTAAATTCCCGAAACGAAAAGGCATGCCGGCCCTAACCATAAGCTGGTACGATGGGGTGAACAACCAACCCGAACTGCCTGAGAATTATGGAAAATCGGAATTGGCAGCAGATATTCCGGCTGCAAGCACTGGTCAGATTGAAACGCGAAACCTGAATCCGGGCAAAATTATTTACAGCAAAGATTTGGTTTTTAAAGGCGGTTCTCACGGAAGTACGTTATCGATTCTGCCATCGAAAAAAGCAGAAAAGGTAATGCAGAATCTTCCGGAAGTACCGGAAAGTACCTCGAACCATTTTGAGAACTTTGTACTGGCATGTAAAGGCGAAGAAAAAACACGCTCGCCGTTTGAGGTTTCCGGTCCGTTGAGCCAGGTCTTTGTTTTGGGAACGCTGGCACAGCGCTTAAATACAAAACTGGAGTTTGACCGCGAGAGCAAACAGATCACAAATAGTTCGCTGGCAAACGATTTATTGCAGGGACCAGCGCCACGTAAAGGCTGGGAAGAATTTTATCGTTTGTAA
- a CDS encoding DUF1080 domain-containing protein, protein MMRFLIENGKDKFKLLVLLLTILSVNTVFAKNAEEWTPLFNGKNLKGWKVLNGTAEYKVDNGEIIGTSKTGTPNTFLATEKNYGDFILEYEMKMEAGLNSGVQIRSNSFKDYMDGRVHGYQVECDDSERRWSGGIYDEARRGWLYPLEYNQPAKKAFKNGEWNKYRVEAIGNSIRTWINGQPVANLVDDLTAEGFIALQVHSIGNDTNREGKTIRWKNIRIKTENLEGARMSMPEEVQEVSYLTNTLTETEKNEGWKLLWDGKTTNGWRGVKLETFPQKGWHIENGTLVVEKADGAESGNGGDIITEKLYKNFVLEVDFNLTEGANSGIKYFVQGNLNKGEGSAIGCEFQILDDQKHPDAKKGVLGNRTLASLYDLIPANGTFYDPNHMQKRFNGIGSWNRARIEVKGNHVTHYLNGVKVVEYERNTQEWQALVNYSKYQQWENFGNFEEGHILLQDHGDKVQFKNIKIKELD, encoded by the coding sequence ATGATGAGATTCTTAATTGAAAACGGAAAAGACAAGTTTAAACTCCTTGTTTTATTACTGACAATTCTTTCTGTAAATACGGTTTTTGCAAAAAATGCAGAAGAGTGGACACCACTTTTTAATGGCAAAAATTTAAAAGGCTGGAAAGTTTTAAACGGAACAGCAGAATACAAAGTTGATAATGGGGAGATAATCGGAACCAGTAAAACAGGTACTCCAAATACCTTTCTTGCTACGGAAAAAAATTACGGCGATTTTATTTTGGAATACGAAATGAAAATGGAAGCCGGACTGAATTCAGGAGTGCAAATCCGCAGCAACAGTTTTAAAGATTATATGGATGGCCGTGTACATGGTTACCAGGTAGAATGCGACGATTCAGAACGGCGCTGGTCGGGAGGAATTTATGATGAGGCACGCCGTGGCTGGCTTTATCCGCTGGAATACAATCAACCGGCAAAAAAAGCCTTTAAAAACGGTGAGTGGAATAAATACCGGGTGGAAGCCATTGGCAATAGCATCCGTACTTGGATAAATGGTCAGCCGGTTGCTAATTTGGTAGATGATTTAACCGCCGAAGGATTTATAGCACTTCAGGTACACTCCATTGGTAACGACACAAATAGGGAAGGCAAAACTATTCGCTGGAAAAACATCCGCATAAAAACCGAGAACCTTGAAGGTGCCCGAATGTCAATGCCGGAAGAAGTTCAGGAAGTAAGTTATTTAACCAATACACTTACTGAAACCGAAAAGAACGAAGGCTGGAAACTCCTTTGGGATGGTAAAACCACAAACGGTTGGCGCGGGGTAAAACTGGAAACATTTCCACAAAAAGGCTGGCATATTGAAAACGGTACACTGGTAGTTGAAAAAGCTGACGGTGCAGAATCCGGAAATGGCGGTGATATCATTACCGAAAAACTGTATAAAAACTTTGTGCTGGAAGTTGATTTTAACCTGACAGAAGGAGCCAACAGCGGAATAAAATATTTTGTGCAGGGCAACCTGAATAAAGGAGAAGGATCGGCCATCGGATGTGAGTTTCAGATCCTTGACGACCAGAAACACCCCGATGCAAAAAAAGGAGTGTTGGGCAACCGCACACTGGCTTCGCTTTATGATTTAATTCCGGCGAACGGAACTTTTTATGATCCAAACCACATGCAAAAACGCTTTAACGGAATTGGCAGCTGGAACCGCGCCCGAATTGAAGTAAAAGGCAACCATGTAACACATTATCTGAACGGAGTAAAAGTGGTGGAATACGAACGTAATACCCAAGAGTGGCAGGCGCTGGTTAACTACAGCAAATACCAGCAGTGGGAAAACTTCGGAAATTTTGAAGAAGGTCACATTCTTCTGCAAGACCACGGCGATAAGGTTCAGTTCAAAAACATTAAAATTAAAGAACTGGATTAA
- a CDS encoding RagB/SusD family nutrient uptake outer membrane protein, which translates to MKRITLSATGLVMLMCSALMMNSCSEDFLKPDPLSFYEPTTTFSTESGLMSALAICDRHLRIYFTAEGGREEVPYIGTEYNFSDLMVAGCTDKKRDGIDDYAHLLTPNSGLFTNEFPNSILYFWDETYNGIKYANTIIQFVDDVESLDEATKNAYKGRAYFHRAFRYMALVFQFGDVPLVTKILEVPKQNYRSTERDAILDMITQDMEFAVEWVPEQQDMALVGMVNKATCRMLLTKCYLATGQYEKAKEQTDILINESGYSLMTAPFGTFNQGGAPETLPITRNVIWDLHRPENKLIGANKEVILGMPNSGSNTESFLRFPTLRIFGPFWASRNNFLSPDGKRIVNYSRNDANYRPEYDYARAIGRGVTTHRPSYWSTHGLWDINGDGIEDTDDLRHNSEVGNWWVMDSMKYNDPSSAYFGQNIMMHDPETGALLCADSIRYWFDYPHYKLYTEDRVREADMNANNFRGAINSGDDASWYLYRLAEAYLLRAEAKYYMNENDPTIADDLNALRQRAQCSELYEGTVTIGDIVNERARELYLEEWRNVELTRISLCLARSGKPDEWGNTYDLDNFDKQSGTDRTGGSYWYQRVINYNFYNNGPISVAPATFNYMMDKHNLYWPIPYSAITANNKGVLAQNFGYDGYDAATPKWDNWQDAVADEDQTGN; encoded by the coding sequence ATGAAACGTATAACATTATCAGCAACAGGACTGGTGATGCTTATGTGCAGCGCTCTGATGATGAACAGCTGCTCGGAGGATTTTTTAAAACCGGATCCACTTTCATTTTACGAGCCTACAACAACTTTCAGTACCGAATCAGGTTTGATGTCGGCGCTGGCAATTTGCGACAGGCATCTTCGTATTTATTTTACAGCCGAAGGTGGTCGCGAAGAGGTTCCTTACATCGGAACAGAATATAACTTTTCTGACCTGATGGTTGCAGGTTGTACGGATAAAAAAAGAGACGGTATCGACGATTACGCGCATCTTTTAACACCAAACAGTGGCTTGTTTACAAACGAGTTCCCAAACAGTATTCTTTATTTTTGGGATGAAACATACAATGGAATTAAATACGCCAACACCATTATTCAGTTTGTTGATGATGTGGAAAGTTTAGATGAAGCCACAAAAAATGCCTACAAAGGAAGAGCATATTTTCACCGCGCTTTCCGTTATATGGCATTGGTGTTTCAGTTTGGCGATGTGCCTTTGGTTACCAAAATTCTGGAAGTTCCAAAACAAAACTACCGCAGTACCGAGCGCGATGCAATTCTTGATATGATTACTCAGGATATGGAGTTTGCCGTGGAGTGGGTTCCTGAACAGCAAGATATGGCGCTGGTAGGAATGGTTAACAAAGCGACTTGCCGGATGTTGCTGACTAAATGTTATTTGGCAACCGGCCAATACGAAAAAGCAAAAGAGCAAACCGATATTTTAATTAACGAGTCGGGTTATTCGCTGATGACAGCCCCTTTCGGAACATTTAATCAAGGTGGTGCTCCAGAAACATTGCCAATTACCCGTAATGTTATTTGGGATTTACACCGCCCGGAGAACAAACTTATCGGAGCCAACAAAGAGGTGATTCTGGGTATGCCAAACAGTGGCTCGAATACCGAGTCGTTCCTAAGGTTTCCAACCTTACGTATTTTTGGTCCTTTCTGGGCATCACGAAATAACTTCTTATCGCCTGATGGAAAACGTATCGTGAATTATTCGCGTAACGATGCAAATTACCGACCTGAATACGATTACGCCAGGGCTATCGGACGTGGTGTAACAACACACCGCCCATCATACTGGTCTACACATGGTTTGTGGGATATTAATGGCGATGGAATTGAAGATACCGACGACCTACGTCACAACAGCGAAGTTGGTAACTGGTGGGTAATGGATTCAATGAAATACAACGACCCTTCGTCTGCCTATTTCGGACAAAATATTATGATGCACGACCCTGAAACAGGTGCATTGTTGTGTGCAGATTCAATCCGTTACTGGTTTGATTACCCACATTACAAATTATATACTGAAGACCGCGTGCGTGAGGCAGATATGAATGCCAACAACTTTAGAGGTGCAATTAACAGTGGCGACGACGCCTCGTGGTATTTGTATCGTTTGGCAGAAGCCTATTTGTTACGTGCAGAAGCAAAATATTACATGAACGAAAACGATCCGACTATTGCGGATGATCTGAATGCCTTGAGACAAAGAGCACAATGTTCTGAGTTGTACGAAGGAACAGTAACCATTGGCGATATCGTGAATGAACGTGCACGCGAATTGTACCTGGAAGAATGGCGTAATGTGGAATTAACACGTATTTCGCTTTGTCTTGCCCGCAGTGGTAAACCCGATGAATGGGGAAATACTTATGATTTGGATAATTTCGACAAACAAAGCGGAACTGACAGAACAGGCGGAAGCTACTGGTATCAGCGTGTTATCAACTACAACTTCTACAACAATGGTCCGATCAGCGTTGCACCGGCAACATTCAATTATATGATGGACAAACATAACCTGTACTGGCCAATTCCTTACTCGGCAATTACTGCCAATAATAAAGGTGTTTTGGCTCAGAATTTTGGTTACGATGGTTACGATGCTGCCACTCCGAAATGGGATAACTGGCAAGATGCTGTGGCCGACGAAGATCAAACAGGAAACTAG
- a CDS encoding SusC/RagA family TonB-linked outer membrane protein, whose translation MKLTCLLVMIALVQVSAATYAQSTKLTLNMKNARLAELFEQIEDNSEFRFFYDSDEIDLSHQITIRTEESNIDEILTVAFSETNYSYEIIDRHIIIKNSGLSDRSELGRAEQMPVSGLVTDKDGFPLPGVTIIVKGTTSGTVTNADGHYSLTNISGDAILQFSFVGMKTQDVAVGNKSTVNVTMEEESIGIAEVVAVGYGTMRKKDLTGSITQIRPDKIADENPKTVQDVLRGTPGLRVGMDPSAKGGGSMQIRGQRSVYTAGGHNNPLIILDGMIFYGELSEINPDDIGQIDVLKDASAAAVYGAKAANGVIIITTKKGKRGKPVVNFTANFGMSQKSAYREVFGPEGYLQHRQDFYTTRETYGVNSETGAYEAYQRGDYQNGYFASPDQLPSGVSLENWRNYTTNQPGESDQSIWAKRLGLDYDTYDNFLVGKTFDWYDHSFRVGFNQDYNASVSGATENVNYYLSIGYLNNEGVQLGDDYEAVRNNMKINANVTDWFEVGANVNFQNRSDGNIAENIGEHLKNSPFSNYADEDGNPVQYPMGIGASQRGYNYDFDRQFLELEKGFTVLNTILTAKVKLPYNITYSFNAAPRFQWFFDRYFMSADLPGSNPSSRGVNRQQSKNFDWSLNNTINWDYTFEDKHHLNVTLVQEAEDRKYWSDVINARDILPSDALGFHNTQNGNKEYSSFSTNDSHQSADALLARLFYSYDDRYMLTASVRRDGYSAFGSSNPYATFPSVAAAWTFSNEEFFNWEPMSTGKFRMSYGKNGNRALADPYVSLANLWSGSGKMQGYINSSGQLEQYRYLMVERMANPNLQWEKTTAWNFGLDFGFLEDRITGSIEYYDMSTHDMIMNQRLPTFTGFSSITTNLGQVDNRGFELGITSLNLKNSVVEWNTTFSFSYNKNEIKHLYYEQEDVLDDAGNAIGSKEMDDISNGWFIGHPVSAIWDYNVTGIWQADEVEEAAQYGQRPGDPKVANNYTEDDIVNEDGSVSPVYNDNDKEFLGQYSPPVHWSLRNDLLFWKSLSFSFNIYSYMGHKSLSHEYLNNDDYGGVVSFGRNVYEKEYWTLDNPTNEYGRIEAVGPVGATAPGKLHDRSFIRLENISLGYTIQQSFTKRFDVEKLKVFGSIRNVAVWNKDWEYGDPETGGLATRTFNLGLNLTF comes from the coding sequence ATGAAACTTACATGTTTGCTTGTAATGATTGCCCTGGTGCAGGTTTCGGCCGCTACTTATGCGCAATCAACTAAGTTAACATTGAACATGAAAAACGCCCGGTTAGCTGAACTTTTTGAACAAATTGAAGATAACAGCGAGTTCCGGTTTTTTTATGACAGTGACGAAATTGACTTATCACACCAAATAACCATTCGTACCGAAGAATCGAATATCGACGAAATATTAACCGTCGCTTTTTCGGAAACCAACTACTCGTACGAAATTATCGACAGACATATTATCATTAAAAACTCAGGTTTATCAGACCGGTCAGAATTGGGGCGTGCCGAACAAATGCCGGTTTCGGGTTTGGTAACCGATAAAGATGGTTTCCCGCTACCGGGGGTAACAATTATAGTTAAAGGAACAACATCCGGAACAGTAACCAATGCCGATGGGCATTACTCATTAACCAATATTTCAGGAGATGCTATTCTGCAATTTTCGTTTGTGGGAATGAAAACCCAGGATGTTGCAGTTGGCAATAAATCAACCGTAAATGTAACCATGGAGGAAGAATCGATCGGTATTGCCGAAGTTGTGGCTGTTGGTTATGGAACCATGCGTAAGAAAGACCTTACCGGTTCGATCACTCAAATTCGTCCGGATAAAATTGCCGACGAGAATCCCAAAACTGTACAGGATGTGTTGCGTGGTACTCCCGGATTGCGTGTTGGAATGGATCCATCGGCAAAGGGTGGTGGTTCAATGCAAATTCGTGGCCAGCGTTCAGTTTATACAGCCGGAGGTCACAATAACCCGTTAATCATTCTGGATGGAATGATCTTTTATGGTGAGCTTTCTGAAATCAATCCTGATGATATTGGCCAGATCGATGTTTTAAAAGATGCTTCGGCAGCTGCTGTTTACGGAGCTAAAGCGGCCAATGGTGTTATCATTATAACTACGAAAAAAGGAAAAAGAGGAAAACCTGTTGTAAACTTTACTGCCAACTTTGGTATGTCGCAAAAAAGTGCATACCGCGAAGTGTTTGGCCCGGAAGGATATTTACAACACCGCCAGGATTTCTATACTACTCGCGAAACATACGGAGTTAATTCGGAAACAGGTGCTTATGAAGCTTATCAGCGTGGCGATTACCAAAACGGCTATTTTGCAAGTCCTGATCAATTGCCATCTGGTGTGTCTCTTGAAAACTGGAGAAATTACACCACCAATCAGCCGGGAGAATCGGACCAAAGTATTTGGGCGAAACGTCTTGGACTGGACTATGATACCTACGATAATTTTTTGGTTGGAAAAACTTTCGATTGGTACGACCACAGTTTCCGTGTAGGTTTTAACCAGGATTACAATGCCAGTGTAAGCGGTGCCACAGAAAATGTAAACTATTACCTGTCGATTGGATACCTGAATAATGAAGGTGTTCAGTTAGGTGACGACTATGAAGCAGTTCGCAATAACATGAAAATTAATGCGAACGTTACCGACTGGTTTGAAGTTGGAGCAAATGTAAATTTCCAAAACCGTAGCGATGGTAATATTGCCGAAAATATAGGTGAGCATTTAAAGAATAGCCCGTTTTCAAATTATGCCGACGAAGATGGTAACCCGGTACAATATCCAATGGGTATTGGTGCCAGCCAACGTGGTTACAATTACGATTTCGACAGACAATTTCTTGAGTTGGAAAAAGGATTTACAGTGTTGAACACAATTCTTACTGCGAAAGTAAAATTACCGTATAATATTACTTATTCGTTTAATGCTGCACCACGTTTTCAGTGGTTCTTCGATCGTTATTTTATGTCGGCAGATTTGCCCGGTTCAAATCCTTCGTCACGGGGTGTTAACCGTCAACAATCTAAAAACTTCGATTGGTCACTCAATAACACCATTAACTGGGATTATACTTTCGAAGACAAGCACCACTTAAATGTTACTTTGGTTCAGGAAGCTGAAGACAGAAAATACTGGAGCGATGTAATTAATGCCCGCGATATTTTGCCTTCTGATGCTTTGGGATTCCATAATACACAAAACGGAAATAAAGAATACAGTTCTTTTTCCACCAACGACTCGCATCAGTCGGCTGATGCCTTGTTAGCCCGATTGTTTTATTCGTACGACGACCGTTATATGCTTACTGCATCTGTTCGTCGTGATGGTTATTCAGCTTTTGGTTCTTCAAATCCTTATGCAACATTCCCATCAGTGGCCGCGGCATGGACATTCTCAAACGAAGAGTTCTTTAACTGGGAACCCATGAGCACAGGTAAATTCCGTATGTCGTATGGTAAAAATGGTAACCGTGCACTTGCCGATCCTTATGTTTCGCTTGCCAACCTTTGGTCAGGTTCAGGGAAAATGCAGGGCTATATTAATTCATCCGGTCAATTGGAGCAATACCGTTACCTGATGGTTGAACGTATGGCAAATCCAAATCTGCAATGGGAAAAAACAACTGCATGGAACTTTGGCCTTGACTTTGGTTTTCTGGAAGACCGAATCACCGGATCGATCGAATATTACGACATGAGTACGCATGATATGATCATGAATCAGCGTCTGCCAACTTTTACAGGATTCTCATCAATCACAACCAACCTTGGACAAGTGGATAACCGCGGTTTTGAACTCGGAATTACTTCGCTTAACCTGAAGAACAGTGTTGTTGAATGGAATACAACCTTTAGTTTCTCGTATAACAAAAATGAGATCAAACATCTTTATTACGAACAGGAAGATGTACTTGATGACGCGGGAAATGCTATTGGTTCGAAAGAAATGGATGACATCAGTAACGGATGGTTTATCGGGCACCCTGTAAGCGCTATCTGGGATTATAATGTAACCGGTATTTGGCAGGCTGATGAAGTAGAAGAGGCAGCACAATACGGACAACGTCCGGGCGATCCGAAAGTTGCAAACAACTATACTGAAGATGACATTGTGAACGAAGACGGTAGCGTATCGCCGGTATATAATGATAATGATAAAGAGTTTCTTGGACAGTACTCTCCACCGGTACACTGGTCACTACGCAATGATTTGTTGTTCTGGAAATCGCTGAGTTTCTCGTTTAATATTTATTCATATATGGGGCATAAAAGTTTGTCGCACGAGTATTTGAATAATGACGATTATGGTGGTGTTGTATCTTTCGGAAGAAACGTGTACGAGAAAGAATACTGGACACTTGATAATCCAACAAACGAGTATGGACGTATTGAAGCCGTTGGCCCAGTTGGAGCTACAGCTCCCGGAAAACTGCATGATCGTTCGTTTATTCGCCTCGAAAATATCTCGCTTGGATACACTATTCAACAAAGCTTTACAAAGAGATTTGATGTAGAAAAACTGAAAGTGTTCGGTAGTATAAGAAATGTTGCGGTTTGGAACAAGGACTGGGAATATGGCGATCCTGAAACAGGAGGTTTAGCTACCCGTACTTTTAATTTAGGACTTAACTTAACTTTTTAA
- a CDS encoding FecR domain-containing protein: protein MDSEKLIHKITEKKALKDSKELLDYVSESGENTKEYIRYKTLWAMLQTGNEMDEETINDGYKAVKRNVKGRKSSLYINVVKYAAIVVFALLGGYFIHFADFNNEIAMNEIFVPKGNRTSVVLPDGSKVWLSNGTKLVYPESFVGDFRNVQLEGEGFFEVTHDKDHPFIVNVGKHRIKVLGTKFAVVAYPDDEQVKAELVSGKIQFDIHLGGTGDNYKSLMVSPMHSLVYDKTSGKVYDSTIPDGFYDYWQNGVYSFKDERFDSLATKIARIYNVEIVFGDEELKTRTFTGTLSVDDNIYTLMEAFKIASGKPFEYTFESGKIYINK, encoded by the coding sequence ATGGATTCGGAAAAACTAATACATAAAATCACAGAGAAGAAGGCGTTGAAAGATTCAAAAGAACTTTTGGATTATGTCAGCGAATCGGGGGAGAACACCAAAGAATATATCCGTTATAAAACGCTTTGGGCGATGTTGCAAACCGGCAACGAAATGGACGAAGAAACCATTAACGATGGTTATAAAGCGGTAAAACGGAATGTAAAAGGCAGGAAATCTTCACTCTATATAAATGTGGTGAAATATGCAGCAATTGTTGTTTTTGCCTTGCTGGGTGGGTATTTTATTCATTTTGCAGATTTCAATAATGAAATTGCCATGAACGAAATTTTTGTACCTAAAGGAAACCGCACTTCAGTAGTATTACCCGACGGATCGAAAGTTTGGCTGAGTAATGGAACAAAGTTGGTTTATCCCGAAAGTTTTGTTGGCGATTTTAGAAATGTACAACTGGAAGGAGAAGGTTTTTTTGAAGTTACACACGATAAAGATCACCCATTTATTGTAAACGTGGGGAAACACCGCATAAAAGTTTTGGGAACCAAGTTTGCCGTTGTGGCATATCCTGATGACGAGCAGGTAAAAGCGGAACTGGTTTCAGGAAAAATTCAATTTGATATTCATTTAGGGGGCACCGGGGACAATTACAAGTCTTTAATGGTAAGTCCTATGCATAGTTTAGTTTATGACAAAACCTCCGGGAAGGTGTATGATTCAACTATCCCGGATGGTTTTTACGATTACTGGCAAAATGGTGTGTATAGCTTTAAAGACGAACGTTTTGATTCGCTGGCAACCAAAATTGCACGTATCTACAATGTTGAAATCGTATTTGGCGATGAAGAACTTAAAACCCGCACATTTACAGGTACTTTAAGTGTGGATGACAATATTTACACGCTTATGGAGGCATTTAAGATCGCTTCCGGAAAACCCTTCGAATACACCTTTGAAAGTGGAAAAATTTATATCAACAAATAG
- a CDS encoding RNA polymerase sigma-70 factor produces the protein MKALTSEILQLLNKHQEAAFEVVFKLYYPRLVYFAKEFVPDSESKNLVQDAFISMWDKKPQFINESQLQSYLYTNVKNNCLMFLRHEKVKKKYKLEAAFQKQTSIYTEALSGLDTSTVTFQEIESIIEKTLSELPDRCREVFILSRLEGKKSKEVAEALDISIKSVEAQITKALKTLRVSLKDYLPLVAWLLINVK, from the coding sequence ATGAAAGCACTAACTAGCGAGATATTACAACTTTTGAATAAGCATCAAGAGGCTGCTTTTGAAGTGGTTTTCAAATTGTATTATCCGCGTTTGGTGTACTTTGCCAAAGAGTTTGTTCCCGATAGCGAATCGAAAAACCTGGTTCAGGATGCTTTTATTTCCATGTGGGACAAAAAGCCACAGTTTATCAACGAATCGCAGTTGCAAAGTTATTTGTACACCAACGTGAAAAACAATTGTCTCATGTTTTTGCGTCACGAAAAGGTGAAGAAAAAATACAAATTGGAGGCCGCTTTTCAAAAACAAACCAGTATTTACACCGAAGCTTTATCAGGGCTCGATACTTCAACAGTTACTTTTCAGGAAATAGAATCGATTATTGAAAAAACACTTTCGGAGCTACCTGATCGTTGCCGCGAGGTTTTTATTTTGAGCCGGTTGGAAGGAAAGAAAAGCAAAGAGGTGGCCGAAGCATTGGACATTTCAATAAAATCGGTTGAGGCACAAATTACCAAAGCCCTGAAAACCCTCCGGGTATCGCTCAAGGATTACCTTCCACTTGTAGCGTGGCTTCTTATCAATGTAAAGTAA